In Thermothelomyces thermophilus ATCC 42464 chromosome 4, complete sequence, a single genomic region encodes these proteins:
- a CDS encoding carbohydrate-binding module family 48 protein (CAZy_ID 267839): MRSYTFKWPHDAEEVYVTGTFDDWTKSERLERVGQVFQKTVTFPDSVDKVLYKFVVDGSWTTDHTAPQEKDQEGNDNNVLLAEQMDKLEEASQAAAINNLVPEFTTAQLAGTVPLETNKEGEKQKDEKDEGQVATSGAAILSSAAPESTTAQLAAEVPREEKKEKDIPPGGFPETPATELEKEVKVEPLPAAEGAINPIKLEPGEEVPKDITAGAAVDSHVTLDKDSYEKSDRIPGIETTLPSVSGNIIPESSLPVAAPDVATISTVTPESTTAKLAGDVPLEPKVPEVVKKSQEEAKVEPEASANSEEVKEKAAVEEELLNKVAEAPSTSEGTAGKGTEKAETDKTAPENVVAAATTASEVALGAAITAAGAAIPLASDAAAKASDVAADVASKAAAAPGAAQAQEEEKQKTAIDSVSPEVPTEVKESLREAGESPEAAVNTAAVVEKKEYEAELLEKVEPAKAVDESSTKVAEGEDVASTEGAKAIIAQAEAEESLPKPIEEPASAEAPQAETEPKPAEEATALAVEPPQPTEAVKTVDEAKSTETPKPAEEEKPSDIKLAEGIAPAVTATAVEPPKPAEAVKAVDVAEPAEATKAADEPKAAEPAVTTEPAKTADEPKPVETPAATEGPAAVEAAEPAAEHAAATEPAAPTTEAAATTKVDDAKPVTNGSTTDTPASKATDGATDKATSDKKKKHRISGFFSKLKSKFA, encoded by the exons ATGCGTAGTTACACTTTCAAGTG GCCACACGACGCCGAAGAGGTGTACGTTACCGGCACCTTCGACGATTGGACCAAGAGCGAGCGCCTCGAACGTGTCGGACAGGTGTTCCAGAAGACGGTGACATTCCCCGACTCTGTCGACAAAGTGCTTTACAAG TTTGTTGTCGACGGCAGCTGGACCACCGATCACACTGCGCCTCAAGAGAAAGACCAAGAGGGAAACGACAACAACGTCCTGTTAGCCGAACAGATGGATAAACTAGAAGAAGCTTCTCAGGCTGCGGCCATCAACAACCTTGTTCCCGAGTTTACAACAGCTCAGTTGGCCGGCACAGTTCCCCTGGAAACCAACAAGGAGGGGGAGAAACAGAAAGACGAAAAGGATGAGGGGCAGGTTGCCACCTCGGGCGCTGCTATCCTCAGCTCCGCCGCCCCTGAATCTACCACCGCGCAGTTGGCTGCCGAGGTGCCAcgagaggagaagaaggagaaagaCATTCCTCCCGGCGGCTTCCCCGAGACTCCTGCGACCGAGCTTGAGAAGGAGGTGAAGGTCGAACCCCTCCCTGCTGCCGAGGGCGCCATCAATCCCATCAAGCTCGAGCCTGGCGAGGAGGTCCCGAAGGACATCACGGCCGGCGCCGCTGTCGACAGCCACGTCACCCTCGACAAGGATTCGTACGAAAAGAGTGACCGCATTCCGGGCATTGAAACCACGCTTCCGTCTGTTTCTGGCAACATAATCCCTGAGTCGAGCTTGCCAGTCGCCGCCCCCGACGTTGCTACAATTAGTACGGTCACACCTGAGTCAACCACCGCCAAATTGGCTGGCGATGTTCCCTTGGAGCCCAAGGTGCCCGAAGTTGTGAAGAAGAGCCAGGAGGAGGCCAAGGTCGAGCCCGAAGCCAGTGCCAACAGCGAGGAGGTGAAGGAGAAGGCAGCCGTTGAGGAAGAGCTCCTGAACAAGGTTGCCGAGGCTCCCTCTACCTCCGAGGGCACTGCCGGAAAGGGCACCGAGAAGGCCGAGACCGACAAAACGGCGCCTGAGAACGTGGTCGCTGCTGCTACCACGGCTAGCGAGGTGGCATTGGGTGCTGCGATCACGGCTGCCGGGGCGGCGATACCCCTTGCATCCGATGCTGCGGCCAAGGCGAGCGATGTTGCTGCTGATGTTGCCTCCAAGGCCGCAGCTGCTCCGGGGGCGGCCCAAgcccaggaggaggagaaacaGAAGACTGCTATTGACAGTGTCTCTCCCGAAGTCCCGACTGAGGTCAAGGAATCCCTCAGGGAGGCAGGTGAGAGTCCCGAGGCCGCTGTTAACACCGCCGCCGTGGTTGAGAAGAAGGAGTACGAGGCCGAGCTCCTGGAGAAGGTGGAGCCGGCAAAGGCTGTTGACGAGTCGTCCACCAAGGTCGCCGAGGGAGAGGATGTCGCCAGTACCGAGGGGGCCAAGGCTATTATTGCGCAGGCGGAGGCAGAGGAGTCCCTTCCAAAGCCCATAGAGGAGCCCGCATCTGCCGAGGCCCCTCAAGCTGAAACAGAACCAAagccggccgaggaggcaACTGCTCTCGCAGTAGAGCCACCCCAACCTACCGAGGCGGTCAAGACTGTTGATGAGGCCAAGTCCACGGAGACACCAAAgcccgccgaggaggagaagccTAGCGACATCAAGCTCGCCGAGGGCATCGCGCCTGCGGTGACTGCCACGGCCGTGGAGCCGCCGAAACCAGCCGAGGCCGTCAAGGCAGTCGACGTGGCCGAGCCCGCAGAGGCAACGAAGGCTGCCGACGAGCCCAAGGCTGCCGAACCGGCCGTGACGACTGAGCCTGCCAAGACTGCTGATGAGCCGAAGCCCGTTGAAACTCCGGCGGCTACAGAAGGGCCTGCGGCTGTCGAGGCGGCAGAGCCCGCGGCAGAGCACGCTGCCGCGACGGAGCCGGCTGCACCAACGACTGAGGCGGCCGCGACAACCAAGGTTGACGATGCGAAACCGGTGACGAACGGCTCTACGACCGACACGCCTGCCTCTAAAGCCACCGACGGGGCCACAGATAAGGCTACATctgacaagaagaagaagcacaGGATCAGCGGCTTCTTTAGCAAGCTGAAGAGCAAATTTGCTTAA